The sequence CGGGGGGTGGTGCGGCTTCATCCCGTCCGGGCGGCCACGGCGGCCCGGTAGCACAGCAGGTCCCTGCGCCGGATCTGGCGAATCCCCGCCAGATCCTCGTGGGGGCTGCCGTCCGTCAGGGTGCACAGTGCACCGGCTCCGGCGCCCGCGCCCGCACGCGCGCCCGGGTTCGCTCCCGCGCCGGTACCCGCTCGCGCGCCCTCGGGCCGGTCGGGGGCACGGCCGGTGACATGGGCGCGCAGCCCGCGCCAGGGCTGGAACGGCAGCCAGAGGAGTCCGTACAGCCAGCGCCGCACCAGCAGCCGGAAGGCCGGCCGGCCCGCGTCGGGAAGGGCGATCACCCGGACGCCCATGATCAGTTTTCCCGCGCTCGCCCGCACGGCCGCGGTCAGCAGCACCTGGTTGGCGAACGACAGGGCCAGCGCCAGACCGACGAGCAGCGCGGCCGTCCGGCCCGCGCCGGGCGCGTTCAGATAGGGACGGACCAGCAACCCGACCGCCAGCAGACAGAGGTAGGAGTCGAGCCCGATCGCCAGATACCGCCGCATGTCCCCGGTCGCCGAGGGCAGGCGGGGCGGCCGGCCCGGCGTTCCGGGCGGGTACGGATGCGGATGACTCAGCGCTTCGGGCGCATAGGGGTACGGATGCGGATACGGGGGGAGCCGGTGCGGGCGCGCCTGGTGCGACGCGACCGCGTGTGCGTACAACGGCGGTGTTCCCAACGGGCGTTGACCGCTCCGTGGCCCCCATGGCGTTGTCATGACGGCATCATGGCTGACCGTCAGGTGCCGTGTCGCGCTTCCCGCAGGGTAAGAACTCGCTCATCGGATCACCCTCGCACAACCCGGCCCGGCGTACCGGCCTCCGTGCCTCCCGGGCAAGGAGGGCAAGGAGGGGCAAGGCGGTGCAACGGGGTCACGAGGGCGACGGGCCCCCGCCGTCGCCACGGTGCGCTCCACCGGCCGGGCTCCGTATCGGGCCCGGCTTCCCGTCGGGCCGTGCGCAGCGTCCGGCCGGGCTCCGCGTCGGGCCGGGCTCCGGCTCCGTATCGGGCCCGGCTCCGGATCACCCGCAGCCGTCACCGGTCCACGGCAGCCGGTAGCGCGCGTCCAGCCGGTACTCACCGCCCCGGTCCACCGTGAGCCGTGTCCACTCGCCGTCCCGGCGCACGCACCCGCCGCCGTCCGCCCGCAGCCACGGCGAGTACGCGATCCGGATCCGTACCGAACCGGCCGCGGGCATCCGCAGCACCAGCGAAGCCGCGTCCCCGCGCACCACGGCACCCGGCGCGGACACCAGCGGCACGGCGTCGCGGACCCGGTAGATCCGCCACCCCTCGTCCTGCCACACCGGCTCCAGCCAGTCGGTACCGCGCCGTACGATCCCGGCCTCCGCCGCGGCCGGGCTGTCCGGCTTCCCGCTGTGCAGGACCACCAGTCCGACGCCCCAGCGATCCAGCCAGCCGCGGTAGGCCGCAGGGGTCAGGGTGCCCTCGTAGAACAGCCGCCCGCGCTCCACGTCCAGTTGGCGGTTCCAGCCGCGCGCCATGGAGGCGTACCGGGCGATCACGGCGGCCTCCCGGTGGTCGCGGGCCGGGACGACCTCGATCCGGGTGCGGTCGGCGCCGAAGCGGTGCAGGGCGGCGACGACCCCGTCGGTGTGCGCGGCCCAGGCGGGCACGTCGTTGGAGACCTTCAGATCGTCGTTGGTCTTGTCCACCACCCAGCCGGTGTTGACGGCCAGCACCGCCGCCAGCACCACCGTCGGTACCACCGCTGGCACCGCGCCGCGCGCCCGCTGGACGCCGCGCACCGGCCCCGCGCCCGGCCCTGGCCGGACGACGCGTGCCGTCAGGGCGGCCAGCAGCACGGGCGGACCGGCGACCCCCACCAGCCGCTCCACGTTCGTCCCGATGGGCGAGGAGACCAGAAAGGTCAGGACGACGCCGGCCGCGTACACGGCGCCCGCGAACCGCACCACCCGCCAGCCGCCCTCGCGCGGCGCCGCCAGCCACACGGCCGCGCAGGTTGCGAGCGGCATCCACAGCTTCCCGGAGGGCATCGGCTGCTCCCCCGAGAACGGGAAGAGCACCGTGGTCACCGCCACCACCGCGAAGGGCGGCAGCACCAGCGCCAGGGCCCGGTGCCACCGGCGGTCGAGCCCGTGGGCCGCACCCGCCACCACCAGGAACAGTCCCGCCACCGGGCTCGCGGCCGTCGTCAGTACACCGCACACCGCCGCGAGCGCCGGACGGCTCCGTACGTACAGCAGCGCGACCAGGCCGAACGCCACGCCCAGCGCGAACGTCGTCCGCCCCGACGCGACATTGCACCAGAGCGCCAACGACCCCAGCACCGCGGGTGCCAGTGGCCACCGCGCCCCGCCGCGCACGCACAGCCGGGCCAGCGCCCACGACCCCAGGAGCCCGGCGCCCACGGACACCGCCCGCACACCCACCAGCCCCATCAACGGCGGTGCCAGCACGCTGTAGTTGGCGGTGTGCGTCCCGCCGTACCAGGAGAGGTTATACGCGGACGAGGGGTGCCGCGAGACGAAGTCGGCCCAGGCGACCTGTGCCGCCAGATCCCCGCCGCCGGTGGCCAGGACCGTCGCCCACACCACGTACAACGGCACCACCGCCAGCGTCGCGACGAGCGGCACCTGCCACAGGGCGCGGTTTCCGCCGCCGCTCACCGTGGCGACCGGGCCGGGCGTGTGCGCACGGACGCTCTCGGTGATCCCCATGCGCAGAGACCCTAACCGGGCGGGGCCACCCTTTACGGTGAGGGGAACGTATGCGCGAACGGGCACGAAGGGCGGCCGGGTACGGCTATGGAGAACGACGACGCCATCTGGCGGCTGAGGCTGCGACTGCCCTCACGGCGGGGCGAGGACCTGGTCGGCGCCATCGCCGTCGACGAGCACGACTTCCCCTGGCTGCACGGCCGGTTCCTGGCCGGCCCCGCCCATGAGGAGGTGCGCGACCTCTTCGCCCGCGAACTGGTCCTCCTCGACCGGATGGACGAGGACGGGAGCGACGAGAGCGCCGAAGCCTGGGAGGCGGTCCACGACCAGGTGAACCGGACGATGACCCTGACCCGGCCGACGGGCGGGACGGTCGCCGAGTTCCTGCTGCACATCCAGGACGGCCGAGCCTGGTTCCGGTGGGTCGACACCCCCGTCCCGGTGGACGAGGTGTAGGTGGGTACACCCCGGACCAGGGTGAGAGCTCCCTCGTGACGGCCGGCTCCGGCCGGGAGACTCGGTGCATCACCCCAAAACGGAGGACACCATGAAGGCCCTGCTCCTGCTCGTACTGTCCGTCTCGCTCGTCGCGAACGTGTTCATCAACTTCGCGGTGGAGGAAAGCGGCCTGCAGATCGCGATGAGCGCCGTCGCGGGCGTCCTGGCGATCGGCTCCGGGGTCGGACTCTGGATGCTGCGCGAGCCGCGCGAATCCTGAGCGCGGCCGGGGGAGGCTCCGGGGCGGCGGCTTCAGGGCTACTGCTCAGGGGCGGCTCCGGTCCGGGAAGCGGGGGACGTCGTCCGGGCGTCGGCCGGACCGGTTGATCAAGGTCGATATGTCGACCGGCGCCGGTATACGGCCAGCATGTGGATGCCTTCGTAGATCATCAGACCGCTCTGGGACAATTGCGCCGTACAACGGTCCGTGCGTCAGCCCTCGGGACGGGGGCGTCGACGTGCATGTCGCCGACCCCATGGAAGGTCTTGATCAGATGCCGGCCAGCCCCGCCCCCTCACGCCCGCACGATGCCGACCACCGTGTCATCGAGCCGCTCTACGCCGAGATCCTGCGGCGCAACCAGGGCGAGCACGAGTTCCACCAGGCGGTACGCGAGGTCCTCGAAACACTCGGTCCGGTGCTGACGCGTCGGCCGGAGTTCGTGGACGCCCGCATCATCGAGCGGATCTGCGAGCCCGAACGCCAGCTGATCTTCCGGGTGCCGTGGGCGGACGACTCCGGCGACATCCATGTGAACCGGGGCTTCCGGGTCGAGTTCTCCAGCTCGCTCGGCCCGTACAAGGGCGGACTGCGTTTCCACCCCTCGGTCAACCTCGGCATCGTGAAGTTCCTCGGCTTCGAGCAGATCTTCAAGAACGCCCTCACCGGGATGCCCATCGGCGGCGGCAAGGGCGGCGCGGACTTCGACCCCAAGGGCCGTTCCGACGCCGAGATCATGCGCTTCTGCCAGTCCTTCATGACCGAACTCCACCGCCACCTGGGCGAGTACACCGACGTCCCCGCCGGTGACATCGGCGTGGGCGGCCGGGAGATCGGCTACCTCTTCGGCCAGTACAAGCGGATCACCAACCGTTACGAGTCCGGTGTCCTCACCGGAAAGGGCCTCGGCTGGGGCGGCGCCCAGGCACGCACCGAGGCGACCGGTTACGGCTGCGTCCTGTTCACCGCCGAGATGCTGCGCAGCCGGGGCGACTCCCTCGACGGCCAGCGCATCGCCGTGTCGGGCTCGGGCAACGTGGCGATCTACGCCATCGAGAAGGCCCAGCAGCTCGGCGCGACCGTGGTGACCTGTTCCGACTCCGACGGCTATGTCGTCGACGAAAAGGGCATCGACCTCGCCCTGCTCAAGGAGATCAAGGAAGCGGGCCGCGGCCGGGTCTCCGAGTACGCCGAACGCCGCGGTGAGCACGCGCGGTTCGTGCCCGGTACGGGGCTGTGGTCCGTGCCCGTCGATGTGGCCCTGCCCTGCGCCACGCAGAACGAACTCCACGAGGCCGACGCCATCGCCCTCGTACGCAACGGAGTGAAGGCCGTCGCGGAGGGCGCCAACATGCCCACCACCCCGGAGGCCGTCCGGGTCCTCCAGGAGGCGGGTGTCGCGTTCGCCCCCGGCAAGGCGGCCAACGCGGGCGGTGTGGCCACCAGCGCGCTGGAGATGCAGCAGAACGCGTCCCGCGACTCCTGGTCCTTCTCCCACACGGAGGAGCGGCTCGCGGAGATCATGCGCCACATCCACGACTCCTGCTACACGACCGCCGAGCGCTACGGCAGCCCCGGCAACTACGTGGTGGGCGCGAACATCGCGGGCTTCGAGCTGGTCGCGGAGGCCATGCTCGCGCAGGGCCTGATCTGACCGTGGACGCCGCGGGCACCGGTCCGGCCGGCCTCCGACCGGACCGGTGCCCGTTCGCCACGACGGCGCCCGCGCCCAGGACCGCCCGCGTCTTCCCGTAGGACGGCCTGTCCCTTCCCGTAGGAGGGACTGCCCCTTCCCGCAGGACGGCCGCGCGTCACGGGACTTCGCCGACAGCAGATCCGCCCCGGGCACAACGCCCGCACCTCGCCCGCCGGGCGCGACGCTCCTACTCTGGAGCGGTGAGCACCCATGCGACGAACCAAGCCCGCGTCATCCCCCTGCGCCCGTTCCCCGCGACGCGGCCGGACGCCGCCGCGCCCGCCGCGCCCGCGCCCAGAGAGCCGCTCTGGCGGGACATCGTCGGTGACGTCCTGCGCCGGGAGCGACTGGACCAGGAGCGCACGCTCAAGGACGTGGCCGACGCGGCGCGGATCTCGATGGCCTATCTCTCCGAGGTGGAGCGCGGACGCAAGGAGGCGTCGTCGGAAGTCCTCGCGGCCGCCGCGCACGCGCTCGGTCTCAGCCTCGCGGATGTCCTCGGTCTGGCCCGAGCCGATCTGGTCCGTCTGACCGGTGCACGCCCCCTGACCACCCGCCTCGGCCGCGCCGCCGCCCCGTCCGGGGCCATGAGGGGAGAGGTGAGCCTGGCGGCCTGAAGCCGGGGAGCCCCCCGCTCCCCCCGCCTCCGGCCGCCCGCCCCGCCGTCAGACGCGCGCTGGGACTCTGCGGCTGAGCACCTCGTCGGCGAGCCCGTACGCCACCGCCTCGTGCGGGGTGAAGATCTTGTCCCGGTCCATGTCCGCGCGGAGCGTCGCGAGGTCGTGGCCGGTGTGCCGGGACAGGACCTCCTCGACCTCGGAACGGATCCGGAGCATCTCCGCGGCGTGCACGCGCAGATCCGACACCGTCCCCTGCTGCCCACCGCTCGCCGGCTGCCCCAGCAGCACACGGGAGTGTTCGAGCACGAACCGCCGTCCCGGATTCCCCCCGGCCAGCAGCACCGCCGCCGTCGAGGCGGCCTGCCCCACGCAGAACGTCGAGATCGGCGAGGCGACGAAGCTCATCGTGTCGTAGATGGCCATCAGTGAAGTGAACGAGCCACCGGGGGAGTTGATGTAGATCGCGATCTCCGTGTCCGGGCTCGACGACTCCAGGTGGAGCAGCTGGGCGATGACGACGTTGGCGACCCCGTCGTCGATCTCGGTACCGAGGAAGATGATCCGCTCCGACAGCAGCCGGCTGAAGACGTCGTAGGACCGCTCGCCCTGCGGGGTGCGCTCGACGACGTTCGGAATCGTGTACTGGCCCATGATCAGAGTCCGATCCGTCGTCGTGAACCCGCCGGCCGTACGTCGTCGAGCGCGTCGACGACGCGGTCGACCATGCCGTACGCCTTTGCCTGCTCGGCCGTGAACCAGCGGTCGCGGTCACCGTCGCGGGAGACCGTCTCCGCGCTCTGCCCCGTGTGCTCGGCGGTGATCCGCTCGACGGCTCGCTTGGTGAACTCCAGGTTCTCCGCCTGGATCGCGATGTCGGCAGCCGTCCCGCCGATCCCGGCCGACGGCTGATGCATCATGATCCGCGCGTTGGGCAGCGCGAAGCGCTTCCCGGCCGTCCCGACGGTGAGCAGGAACTGCCCCATGCTCGCCGCGAACCCCATCGCGAGGGTGGAGACGTCGTTGGGGATCAGCCGCATCGTGTCGTAGATCGCGAGCCCGGCGGTCACGGAGCCGCCGGGGCTGTTGATGTAAAGGCTGATGTCGGTGCGCGGGTCCTCCGCCGACAGCAGGAGCAGTTGTGCGCAGACCCGGTTCGCGGAGACCTCGTCCACCTGTGTGCCGAGGAAGACGATCCGCTGGGT is a genomic window of Streptomyces sp. NBC_01237 containing:
- a CDS encoding RDD family protein, yielding MYAHAVASHQARPHRLPPYPHPYPYAPEALSHPHPYPPGTPGRPPRLPSATGDMRRYLAIGLDSYLCLLAVGLLVRPYLNAPGAGRTAALLVGLALALSFANQVLLTAAVRASAGKLIMGVRVIALPDAGRPAFRLLVRRWLYGLLWLPFQPWRGLRAHVTGRAPDRPEGARAGTGAGANPGARAGAGAGAGALCTLTDGSPHEDLAGIRQIRRRDLLCYRAAVAARTG
- the gdhA gene encoding NADP-specific glutamate dehydrogenase — protein: MPASPAPSRPHDADHRVIEPLYAEILRRNQGEHEFHQAVREVLETLGPVLTRRPEFVDARIIERICEPERQLIFRVPWADDSGDIHVNRGFRVEFSSSLGPYKGGLRFHPSVNLGIVKFLGFEQIFKNALTGMPIGGGKGGADFDPKGRSDAEIMRFCQSFMTELHRHLGEYTDVPAGDIGVGGREIGYLFGQYKRITNRYESGVLTGKGLGWGGAQARTEATGYGCVLFTAEMLRSRGDSLDGQRIAVSGSGNVAIYAIEKAQQLGATVVTCSDSDGYVVDEKGIDLALLKEIKEAGRGRVSEYAERRGEHARFVPGTGLWSVPVDVALPCATQNELHEADAIALVRNGVKAVAEGANMPTTPEAVRVLQEAGVAFAPGKAANAGGVATSALEMQQNASRDSWSFSHTEERLAEIMRHIHDSCYTTAERYGSPGNYVVGANIAGFELVAEAMLAQGLI
- a CDS encoding helix-turn-helix domain-containing protein, yielding MSTHATNQARVIPLRPFPATRPDAAAPAAPAPREPLWRDIVGDVLRRERLDQERTLKDVADAARISMAYLSEVERGRKEASSEVLAAAAHALGLSLADVLGLARADLVRLTGARPLTTRLGRAAAPSGAMRGEVSLAA
- a CDS encoding ClpP family protease — its product is MGQYTIPNVVERTPQGERSYDVFSRLLSERIIFLGTEIDDGVANVVIAQLLHLESSSPDTEIAIYINSPGGSFTSLMAIYDTMSFVASPISTFCVGQAASTAAVLLAGGNPGRRFVLEHSRVLLGQPASGGQQGTVSDLRVHAAEMLRIRSEVEEVLSRHTGHDLATLRADMDRDKIFTPHEAVAYGLADEVLSRRVPARV
- a CDS encoding ATP-dependent Clp protease proteolytic subunit translates to MSPHLAPYPRATDEDTPSTRFDDHLAAQLLTQRIVFLGTQVDEVSANRVCAQLLLLSAEDPRTDISLYINSPGGSVTAGLAIYDTMRLIPNDVSTLAMGFAASMGQFLLTVGTAGKRFALPNARIMMHQPSAGIGGTAADIAIQAENLEFTKRAVERITAEHTGQSAETVSRDGDRDRWFTAEQAKAYGMVDRVVDALDDVRPAGSRRRIGL